A genomic region of Azoarcus sp. KH32C contains the following coding sequences:
- a CDS encoding carbohydrate ABC transporter permease: protein MDLTAQRITAAPKSGAGTEAKPRLGDRIDAWLPKIVLAPTFVCALVFIYGYILWTAVLSLTPSRMLPKYEFAGLAQFEALFANERWWLALKNLALFGGTFVFVCLAVGLLLAILLDQKIRGEGFIRSIYLYPMALSFIVTGTAWKWILNPELGVERLLHDWGFADARFDWLIDPDMAIYTVVVAAVWQSSGFVMALFLAGLRGIDDSIIKAAQVDGASMPTIYRRIIIPSLRPVFFSSFMILTHIAVKSFDLVMALTNGGPGFASDVPATFMYSFAFTRNQIGLGAASAMMMLMIVVAVIVPFMYSELRRPRHG from the coding sequence ATGGATCTGACTGCTCAAAGAATCACCGCGGCGCCCAAGTCCGGCGCGGGCACCGAGGCGAAACCGCGCCTCGGCGACCGCATCGACGCGTGGCTGCCGAAAATCGTGCTGGCGCCGACCTTCGTCTGCGCGCTGGTCTTCATCTACGGCTACATCCTCTGGACGGCGGTGCTCTCGCTGACGCCGTCGCGGATGCTGCCGAAATACGAGTTCGCAGGACTCGCGCAGTTCGAAGCGCTGTTCGCGAACGAGCGCTGGTGGCTCGCGCTGAAGAATCTCGCGCTCTTCGGCGGCACGTTCGTGTTCGTGTGCCTTGCCGTCGGGCTGCTGCTCGCGATCCTGCTCGACCAGAAGATCCGCGGCGAAGGCTTCATCCGCTCGATCTACCTGTACCCGATGGCGCTGTCCTTCATCGTCACCGGCACGGCGTGGAAGTGGATCCTCAACCCGGAGCTCGGCGTCGAGCGCCTGCTGCACGACTGGGGCTTCGCCGACGCGCGTTTCGACTGGCTGATCGACCCGGACATGGCGATCTATACGGTCGTCGTGGCCGCTGTGTGGCAGTCATCGGGCTTCGTGATGGCGCTCTTCCTCGCGGGGCTGCGCGGCATCGACGACTCGATCATCAAGGCCGCCCAGGTCGACGGCGCCTCGATGCCGACGATCTACCGCCGCATCATCATCCCGAGCCTGCGGCCGGTGTTCTTCTCGAGCTTCATGATCCTGACGCACATCGCAGTGAAGAGCTTCGACCTCGTGATGGCATTGACCAACGGCGGCCCGGGCTTCGCCTCCGACGTGCCGGCGACCTTCATGTACTCCTTCGCCTTCACCCGCAACCAGATCGGCCTCGGCGCCGCCAGCGCGATGATGATGCTGATGATCGTGGTCGCGGTGATCGTGCCCTTCATGTACTCGGAACTCCGGAGGCCGCGCCATGGCTGA
- a CDS encoding ABC transporter substrate-binding protein: MKIRTRILRTCLTAALGTAAVAQAAELEVLHWWTAGGEAKSAAELKKILESKGHKWKDFAVAGGGGENAMTVLKSRVVSGNPPAAAQIKGPSIAEWGAEGVLSNLDEVAKAGGWDSLLPPVVSKVMKYNGHYVAVPVNVHRVNWMWVNPEVFKKAGVAVPKTWDEFPAAAEKIQKAGFVPVAHGGQPWQDFTVFESIALGVGGADFYRKALVDLDQATLKGPTMEKVFTTFATVRKYVDKDSANRVWNQATGMIINGKAAMQFMGDWAKGEFTSAGKVPGKDYVCVAAPGTAEAFTFNIDSLVMFEQSSADVRKGQQDLATAVMSPAFQEVFNLNKGSIPARMNMNLDKFDDCAKLSARDFEAASKRGSLVPSIAHQMAVPAATAGAMQDVVTQFFNSPAMKPKEAAEKLARAALTK; the protein is encoded by the coding sequence ATGAAGATCCGCACCCGCATCCTGCGCACCTGCCTCACTGCTGCACTCGGCACCGCAGCCGTCGCCCAGGCGGCCGAACTCGAAGTCCTGCACTGGTGGACGGCCGGCGGCGAAGCCAAGTCGGCGGCCGAGCTGAAGAAGATCCTCGAATCGAAAGGCCACAAGTGGAAGGACTTCGCGGTCGCCGGCGGCGGCGGCGAGAACGCGATGACGGTGCTGAAGTCGCGCGTCGTGTCCGGCAATCCACCCGCGGCGGCCCAGATCAAGGGGCCGAGCATCGCCGAATGGGGCGCGGAGGGCGTGTTGAGCAATCTCGACGAGGTCGCGAAGGCGGGCGGCTGGGATTCGCTGCTGCCACCAGTCGTCTCGAAGGTCATGAAGTACAACGGCCACTACGTCGCGGTGCCGGTGAACGTCCACCGCGTGAACTGGATGTGGGTCAATCCGGAAGTCTTCAAGAAGGCGGGCGTCGCAGTCCCCAAGACCTGGGATGAATTCCCGGCCGCGGCCGAGAAGATCCAGAAGGCGGGCTTCGTGCCGGTCGCGCATGGCGGTCAGCCCTGGCAGGACTTCACGGTATTCGAATCGATCGCGTTGGGCGTCGGCGGCGCGGACTTCTATCGCAAGGCGCTCGTCGATCTCGATCAGGCGACGTTGAAGGGCCCGACGATGGAGAAGGTGTTCACGACCTTCGCGACGGTTCGCAAGTACGTCGACAAGGATTCGGCGAACCGCGTCTGGAACCAGGCGACCGGCATGATCATCAACGGCAAGGCCGCGATGCAATTCATGGGTGACTGGGCGAAGGGCGAATTCACGAGCGCCGGCAAGGTGCCGGGCAAGGACTATGTCTGCGTCGCGGCGCCGGGCACTGCCGAGGCCTTCACCTTCAACATCGACAGCCTCGTGATGTTCGAGCAATCGTCGGCCGACGTGCGCAAGGGCCAGCAGGACCTCGCGACCGCGGTGATGAGCCCCGCGTTCCAGGAAGTGTTCAACCTCAACAAGGGCTCGATCCCGGCGCGGATGAACATGAACCTCGACAAGTTCGACGACTGCGCGAAGCTGTCGGCGCGGGACTTCGAGGCGGCGTCGAAGCGCGGCTCGCTCGTGCCGAGCATCGCCCACCAGATGGCCGTGCCGGCCGCGACGGCGGGTGCGATGCAGGACGTCGTCACGCAGTTCTTCAACTCCCCGGCGATGAAGCCGAAGGAAGCCGCCGAGAAGCTCGCCCGCGCGGCGCTCACGAAGTAA
- the zwf gene encoding glucose-6-phosphate dehydrogenase, producing MAHPRTLDLVIFGGTGDLAMRKLLPALYHLHCDALLPAEARIVGVARDGLDDDGYRSFARTHAERFIGKDFKPAEWAGFAERLVYAQVDALQADSFASLAERLNGRPDGQRVFYLSTAPSLFTTITGHLHGAGLVAADSRVVLEKPLGHDLASSRQINDEVGRYFAEDQIYRIDHYLGKEPVQNLLALRFGNALFEPLWRREWVRDVQITVAEQVGVEGRGEFYDRVGAMRDMVQNHLLQLLCIVAMEPPASIAPDAVRDEKLKILRALRPFGLADVATRTVRGQYKAGASGGQPVPGYLEENGIPGDSRTETFVALKAEINTWRWAGVPFFLRTGKRMQEKVAEIVINFRSVPHSIFGVPATPQHANRMVIRMQPEETVDLHLLAKQPGDVMQLHPVRLDLDFAEAFRTRRLEAYERLLMDVMRGNLTLFVRRDEQEAAWRWVEPIMAGWQAADDRPKPYTAGTWGPAGSSALLSRDGLSWHEEI from the coding sequence ATGGCACACCCCCGTACTCTTGATCTGGTCATCTTCGGTGGAACCGGGGATCTCGCAATGCGCAAGCTGCTGCCCGCGCTTTATCACCTGCATTGCGATGCACTGCTGCCCGCCGAGGCGCGTATTGTCGGCGTCGCGCGCGACGGGCTGGACGACGACGGCTATCGCAGCTTTGCCCGCACGCACGCAGAACGCTTCATCGGCAAGGATTTCAAGCCCGCCGAATGGGCGGGCTTTGCCGAGCGTCTCGTGTATGCGCAGGTCGACGCGCTGCAGGCCGACAGCTTCGCCTCGCTCGCCGAACGGCTGAACGGCCGCCCGGACGGCCAGCGCGTCTTCTATCTATCGACCGCGCCCAGTCTGTTTACTACGATCACCGGTCATCTTCACGGTGCCGGGCTGGTTGCGGCAGACAGCCGCGTCGTCCTCGAAAAGCCGCTCGGCCACGATCTCGCCTCCTCGCGCCAGATCAACGACGAGGTCGGCCGCTATTTCGCCGAGGACCAGATCTACCGGATCGACCATTACCTCGGCAAGGAACCGGTGCAGAACCTGCTCGCGCTGCGCTTCGGCAACGCGCTGTTCGAACCGCTGTGGCGGCGCGAGTGGGTGCGCGACGTGCAGATCACGGTCGCGGAACAGGTCGGCGTCGAAGGGCGCGGCGAGTTCTACGACCGCGTCGGCGCGATGCGCGACATGGTGCAGAACCACCTGCTCCAATTGCTGTGCATCGTCGCGATGGAGCCGCCGGCGTCGATCGCGCCGGATGCCGTGCGCGACGAGAAGCTGAAGATCCTGCGCGCGTTGCGTCCCTTCGGCCTGGCCGATGTCGCGACCCGGACCGTGCGCGGTCAGTACAAGGCCGGGGCGAGCGGCGGGCAGCCGGTCCCGGGCTATCTCGAAGAGAACGGCATCCCAGGCGACAGCCGTACCGAAACCTTCGTCGCGCTGAAGGCCGAGATCAATACCTGGCGCTGGGCCGGCGTGCCCTTCTTCCTGCGCACAGGCAAGCGGATGCAGGAGAAGGTCGCCGAGATCGTCATCAACTTCCGCTCGGTGCCGCACTCGATCTTCGGAGTCCCCGCCACGCCGCAGCACGCGAACCGCATGGTGATCCGCATGCAGCCGGAGGAAACCGTCGATCTCCACCTCCTCGCGAAGCAGCCGGGCGACGTGATGCAACTGCACCCGGTGCGCCTCGACCTCGACTTTGCCGAGGCCTTCCGCACGCGCCGCCTGGAAGCCTACGAGCGCCTGCTGATGGACGTGATGCGCGGCAACCTGACCCTGTTCGTGCGGCGCGACGAGCAGGAAGCGGCGTGGCGCTGGGTCGAGCCGATCATGGCCGGATGGCAGGCTGCCGACGACCGTCCGAAACCTTATACCGCGGGTACCTGGGGCCCGGCCGGGTCCAGCGCGCTGCTCTCGCGCGACGGCCTCTCCTGGCACGAGGAGATCTGA
- a CDS encoding glucokinase — MFSGSPDTFPRLVGDIGGTNARFAFIAGSGQEMAAMRTLSCADFEGPADAIEHYLGEAGLARPRWCAFGIANPVDGDFVRMTNHRWAFSILELGERLALDRLKVINDFTALAMALPALAPKELVQVGGGEALVGRSIGLLGAGTGLGISGLVPSGGDYVPLEGEGGHVTLAASNAHEAELIAWLSRRYPHVSAERVLSGPGLVALYEAHAAVGGQPSEQLSAAEISQRGLAGTCALCVETLHTFCAMLGTVAADLALILGARGGMYVGGGIVPKFGDFFARSGFRERFEQKGRFSEYLARIPTYVIHAPYPGLVGAAQVLERAAASA, encoded by the coding sequence ATGTTTTCAGGATCTCCCGACACCTTTCCGCGCCTTGTCGGCGACATCGGCGGCACCAACGCACGTTTCGCCTTCATCGCGGGGTCCGGACAGGAGATGGCCGCGATGCGCACGCTGTCCTGCGCGGATTTCGAGGGGCCGGCCGATGCGATCGAGCATTACCTCGGCGAAGCCGGCCTCGCACGGCCGCGCTGGTGCGCTTTCGGGATCGCTAATCCGGTCGACGGCGATTTCGTGCGTATGACGAATCACCGCTGGGCCTTCTCGATTCTCGAACTCGGCGAGCGCTTGGCGCTCGACCGCCTCAAGGTGATCAACGACTTCACCGCGTTGGCGATGGCGCTCCCTGCCCTGGCGCCGAAGGAGCTCGTCCAGGTCGGCGGCGGAGAAGCGCTGGTCGGTCGCTCGATCGGCCTGCTCGGCGCCGGTACCGGCCTGGGCATCTCCGGCCTCGTTCCCAGCGGCGGCGACTACGTGCCGCTCGAGGGTGAAGGCGGCCATGTCACGCTTGCGGCCAGCAATGCTCATGAGGCCGAGCTGATCGCGTGGCTGTCGCGCCGCTATCCCCACGTCTCGGCCGAGCGCGTGCTGTCGGGGCCGGGCCTGGTTGCCCTCTACGAGGCCCATGCCGCGGTTGGCGGGCAGCCGTCCGAGCAACTGAGTGCAGCCGAGATCAGCCAGCGCGGCCTGGCCGGGACATGCGCGCTCTGCGTCGAGACCTTGCACACCTTCTGCGCGATGCTCGGCACCGTCGCCGCGGACCTCGCGCTGATCCTCGGCGCGCGCGGCGGCATGTACGTCGGCGGCGGCATCGTGCCCAAGTTCGGCGACTTCTTCGCGCGCTCGGGCTTTCGCGAACGCTTCGAGCAGAAAGGACGCTTCAGCGAATATCTCGCGCGGATTCCGACCTACGTGATCCATGCGCCCTATCCCGGGCTGGTCGGTGCCGCACAGGTGCTCGAGCGCGCGGCGGCGTCGGCCTGA
- a CDS encoding class II aldolase/adducin family protein, with protein MNSVMPEVRSSVSDEEWKLRVDLAACYRLVAMFGWDDLIFTHISARLPGTEHHFLINPYGLMFDEITASSLVKVDLHGHKVLDSPYETNPAGFVIHSAIHSAREDAQCVLHVHSVNGVAVSAQVEGVLPLSQHSIFVLSSLAYHDYEGVALEDDERPRLVHDLGDKRFLMLRNHGLLTVGRSVAEAFVAMYFFETACMIQVRALSGGQQMRRISDAIIAGAPEQWEKVTRGAGGGLAWPALRRKLDRRNPGYAT; from the coding sequence ATGAACAGCGTGATGCCGGAAGTGCGTTCGTCAGTCAGCGACGAGGAATGGAAGCTGCGCGTCGATCTGGCGGCGTGCTATCGGCTGGTCGCGATGTTCGGATGGGACGATCTGATCTTCACGCACATCTCGGCCCGCCTGCCGGGGACCGAGCATCACTTCCTGATCAATCCCTACGGGCTGATGTTCGACGAGATCACCGCGTCGAGCCTTGTGAAGGTCGATCTGCACGGACACAAGGTGCTCGACAGCCCATACGAAACCAACCCGGCCGGCTTCGTGATCCACAGCGCGATCCATAGCGCGCGCGAAGACGCCCAGTGCGTGCTTCATGTGCACAGCGTCAATGGCGTCGCGGTGTCCGCTCAGGTGGAGGGCGTGCTGCCGCTCTCGCAGCATTCGATCTTCGTGCTGTCTTCGCTCGCCTATCACGACTACGAGGGCGTCGCGCTCGAAGACGACGAGAGGCCGCGTCTCGTGCATGACCTCGGCGACAAGCGCTTCCTGATGCTCCGGAATCACGGCTTGCTGACGGTGGGACGCTCGGTCGCGGAGGCCTTCGTCGCGATGTACTTCTTCGAGACCGCCTGCATGATCCAGGTCCGCGCCCTGAGCGGCGGGCAACAGATGCGCCGCATCAGCGACGCGATCATCGCCGGCGCGCCCGAACAATGGGAGAAGGTCACGCGCGGCGCCGGCGGCGGGCTCGCGTGGCCGGCACTGCGTCGCAAGCTGGACCGGCGGAACCCGGGCTACGCCACCTAA
- a CDS encoding acetoacetate--CoA ligase has product MTDHSVAPLWTPSAERVFAANVTAFRVAAEKRWNVSLPDYDALYAWSVASPEQFWSSVWEDGGVIGQRGERVLVDGDRMPGAKWFPDARLNFAQNLLRSRDAEDAIVFWGEDRVQNRMSHGELYRAVAHFAAALRDHGVKKGDRVAAYMPNMPETVVAMLAAASIGAIFTSASPDFGVQGVIDRFGQTAPKVLIACDGYFYGGKTIDVLGKLGDIVRQLPSLKRVVVVPYVHAEHDLKHVPHAHMWAEFVAPFQLVDDIRFEPLPFDHPLYIMYSSGTTGVPKCIVHCAGGALLQHLKEHRLHADVKPGDRLFYFTTCGWMMWNWLVSGLAAGATLLLYDGSPFASDNQILFDYADAERMTHFGTSAKFIDAAAKFGLKPRETHSLASVRAMMSTGSPLVPEGFDYVYRDIKADLQLSSISGGTDIISCFVLGSPVLPVWRGEIQCRGLGMAVDVWDDEGRPLQGEKGELVCSKPFPVMPIGFWGDEDGSKYHAAYFDRFPNVWCHGDFCEITEHGGLVIHGRSDATLNPGGVRIGTAEIYRQVERLEEVVESLVIGQDWPPQNPNDVRVVLFVKLREGLTLDDALVARIKQTIRDNTTPRHMPAKVLQVADIPRTKSGKIVELAVRNVVHGRPVKNQEALANPEALAFFRDRRELAE; this is encoded by the coding sequence ATGACCGACCACAGCGTCGCTCCACTCTGGACGCCTTCTGCGGAACGCGTCTTTGCCGCCAACGTGACCGCCTTCCGTGTTGCCGCCGAAAAGCGCTGGAACGTGTCGCTGCCCGACTACGACGCGCTGTACGCCTGGTCCGTCGCCTCGCCCGAGCAGTTCTGGAGCAGCGTTTGGGAGGATGGAGGTGTGATCGGGCAACGCGGCGAACGCGTGCTGGTCGATGGCGACCGCATGCCCGGCGCGAAGTGGTTCCCCGACGCCCGCCTGAACTTCGCGCAGAATCTCCTGCGCTCGCGCGACGCCGAGGACGCGATCGTCTTCTGGGGCGAAGACCGCGTGCAGAACCGCATGTCCCATGGCGAGCTCTACCGGGCTGTCGCACACTTCGCTGCGGCGCTACGCGATCACGGCGTGAAAAAAGGCGACCGCGTCGCGGCCTACATGCCGAACATGCCCGAGACGGTCGTCGCGATGCTGGCCGCGGCGAGCATCGGTGCGATCTTCACGTCCGCATCGCCGGACTTCGGCGTGCAGGGCGTGATCGACCGCTTCGGCCAGACCGCACCGAAAGTGCTGATCGCCTGCGACGGCTATTTCTATGGCGGCAAGACGATCGACGTGCTGGGCAAGCTCGGCGACATCGTGCGCCAGTTGCCCTCGCTGAAGCGCGTCGTCGTCGTGCCCTACGTCCATGCCGAACACGACCTGAAGCACGTGCCGCACGCCCACATGTGGGCCGAGTTCGTCGCGCCCTTCCAGCTTGTCGACGACATCCGCTTCGAGCCGCTGCCCTTCGACCATCCGCTCTACATCATGTATTCGTCGGGCACGACGGGCGTGCCGAAGTGCATCGTGCATTGCGCGGGCGGCGCGCTGCTGCAGCACCTGAAGGAGCACCGCCTGCACGCCGACGTGAAGCCGGGCGACCGCCTGTTCTACTTCACGACCTGCGGCTGGATGATGTGGAACTGGCTCGTCTCGGGCCTCGCGGCCGGCGCGACGCTGCTCCTCTACGACGGCTCGCCCTTCGCGTCCGACAATCAGATCCTCTTCGACTACGCCGACGCCGAGCGCATGACGCACTTCGGGACCTCGGCGAAGTTCATCGACGCCGCCGCCAAGTTCGGCCTGAAACCGCGCGAGACGCACAGCCTTGCGAGCGTGCGCGCAATGATGAGCACCGGCAGCCCGCTCGTGCCGGAAGGCTTCGACTACGTCTATCGCGACATCAAGGCCGACCTGCAACTGTCGTCGATCTCGGGCGGCACCGACATCATCTCGTGCTTCGTGCTCGGCTCGCCGGTGCTGCCGGTGTGGCGCGGCGAGATCCAGTGCCGCGGGCTCGGGATGGCGGTCGACGTCTGGGACGACGAGGGCCGCCCGTTGCAGGGGGAGAAGGGTGAGCTCGTCTGCAGCAAGCCTTTCCCGGTGATGCCGATCGGCTTCTGGGGCGACGAAGACGGCTCGAAGTACCACGCGGCCTACTTCGACCGCTTTCCGAACGTGTGGTGCCACGGCGATTTCTGCGAGATCACCGAGCACGGCGGGCTGGTCATCCACGGCCGCTCGGACGCGACGCTGAATCCGGGCGGGGTGCGCATCGGCACCGCCGAGATTTATCGCCAGGTCGAGCGCCTGGAGGAAGTCGTCGAGTCGCTGGTGATCGGTCAGGACTGGCCGCCGCAGAACCCGAACGACGTGCGCGTCGTGCTCTTCGTGAAGCTGCGCGAAGGACTGACGCTCGACGACGCGCTCGTCGCGCGCATCAAACAGACGATCCGCGACAACACCACGCCGCGCCATATGCCGGCGAAAGTGCTGCAGGTCGCCGACATCCCGCGCACCAAGAGCGGCAAGATCGTCGAACTCGCCGTGCGCAACGTCGTGCATGGGCGGCCGGTGAAGAATCAGGAAGCGCTGGCGAATCCGGAGGCCTTGGCGTTTTTCCGGGATCGGAGGGAGTTGGCGGAATAG
- a CDS encoding MFS transporter, producing MLQASTKAGAVDIGGVLDHGPFTAMQKIVVMLSAFAIIMDGFDGQLIGFAIPMIIKEWGITRTAFAPAVAAGLVGMAIGSACAGLVADRIGRRLVLATSVFLFGAATCAIGFAPDVTTIAVLRLIAGLGIGGALPSASTMTAEFTPAHRRTLAVTATIVCYPLGGMLAGLFASSILPVLGWRGLFWIGGALPIAYSLLLLAKLPESPRYLARKAERWAELRTLLARMARPTNADTAFADATEQAAEQRAGFGSLFEPARVRDTLAIWGGFFMVMLATYSAFSWLPTMLAAEGLPVTLASSGLTAYNLGGVVGALGCALAIGRFGSRVALIVCCIGAATSAFLLKGVNIADNTNMLMIGLGIHGMFVNAVQAPMYALCAYVYPTLVRATGTASALSFGRLGAILSSFAGAAVITSGGASAYLSMLGFAMLFALVALGLVKRHIPGKKREEVAPVASRRYA from the coding sequence ATGCTGCAAGCCTCAACGAAGGCGGGCGCCGTCGACATTGGCGGAGTCCTCGATCACGGCCCCTTCACCGCGATGCAGAAGATCGTCGTCATGCTATCGGCATTCGCGATCATCATGGACGGGTTTGACGGGCAACTGATCGGGTTCGCGATCCCGATGATCATCAAGGAGTGGGGCATCACCCGGACCGCCTTCGCCCCGGCCGTCGCCGCAGGGCTGGTGGGGATGGCGATCGGCAGTGCCTGTGCGGGCCTCGTCGCCGACCGCATCGGCCGCCGCCTTGTGCTCGCCACGAGCGTCTTCCTCTTCGGTGCTGCGACCTGCGCGATCGGCTTTGCTCCGGACGTGACCACGATCGCCGTGCTGCGTTTGATCGCCGGTCTTGGCATTGGCGGCGCGCTGCCGAGCGCCTCGACGATGACGGCCGAGTTCACCCCGGCCCACCGCCGCACGCTGGCCGTCACGGCGACCATCGTCTGCTATCCGTTGGGCGGCATGCTTGCGGGGCTCTTCGCGAGCTCGATCCTCCCCGTACTCGGCTGGCGTGGCCTCTTCTGGATCGGCGGCGCGCTGCCCATCGCATACAGCCTGCTGCTCCTCGCGAAGCTCCCCGAGTCGCCGCGCTACCTCGCCCGCAAGGCCGAGCGCTGGGCGGAGCTGCGCACGCTCCTCGCCCGCATGGCGCGCCCGACCAATGCCGACACGGCCTTTGCGGATGCCACCGAGCAAGCCGCCGAACAGCGCGCCGGTTTCGGTTCGCTCTTCGAGCCGGCCCGCGTCCGTGACACGCTCGCGATCTGGGGCGGCTTCTTCATGGTGATGCTTGCGACCTACAGCGCCTTCAGCTGGCTGCCGACGATGCTCGCCGCCGAAGGCCTGCCGGTGACGCTCGCAAGCTCGGGTCTGACCGCCTACAACCTCGGCGGCGTGGTCGGGGCACTCGGCTGCGCGCTGGCAATCGGCCGCTTCGGCTCGCGCGTCGCACTGATCGTGTGCTGCATCGGCGCGGCGACGAGTGCCTTCCTGCTGAAGGGCGTGAATATCGCCGACAACACCAACATGCTGATGATCGGCCTCGGCATCCACGGCATGTTCGTCAATGCGGTGCAAGCGCCGATGTACGCGTTGTGCGCCTATGTCTATCCGACGCTGGTCCGCGCGACGGGGACGGCCTCGGCCTTGTCCTTCGGCCGCCTCGGCGCCATCCTCAGTTCCTTCGCCGGCGCGGCAGTGATCACGTCCGGCGGGGCTTCGGCCTACCTGTCGATGCTCGGCTTCGCGATGCTGTTCGCGCTCGTCGCCCTCGGCCTCGTCAAGCGCCATATCCCCGGCAAGAAGCGGGAAGAGGTGGCACCGGTCGCCTCGCGCCGCTACGCGTGA
- a CDS encoding fumarylacetoacetate hydrolase family protein, whose translation MKLATLKQGGRDGTLVVVSRDLTRCRAVPAIARTLQAALDNWSDCEAQLRQVYEALNSGAVDSQPFDEAACHSPLPRAYQWADGSAYLNHVELVRKARNSEVPESFYTDPLMYQGGSDSFIGPRDKVVADESWGIDFEAEVTVVTGDVPMGATPDQAAKAIRLVMLVNDVSLRGLIPNELAKGFGFFQSKPASAFSPVAVTPDELGDAWRDAKVHLPLVVHLNDGLFGKPNAGVDMSFNFGQLVAHVAKTRELEAGSIIGSGTVSNKAGDLWGSSIEHGGVGYCCLAEVRTWETLEQGKPETPFMRDGDTVRIEMFDAAGHSIFGRIENTVAKLAA comes from the coding sequence GTGAAACTCGCGACCTTGAAGCAAGGCGGACGCGACGGCACGCTCGTCGTCGTCAGCCGCGACCTGACGCGCTGCCGCGCCGTCCCCGCGATCGCCCGCACGCTGCAGGCCGCGCTCGACAACTGGTCGGACTGCGAGGCGCAACTGCGCCAGGTGTATGAGGCGCTCAACAGCGGCGCAGTCGATTCGCAGCCTTTCGACGAAGCCGCCTGCCACTCGCCATTGCCGCGCGCCTACCAGTGGGCGGACGGTTCGGCCTACCTCAACCACGTCGAGCTCGTGCGCAAGGCGCGCAATTCCGAAGTGCCGGAAAGCTTCTACACCGACCCGCTGATGTACCAGGGTGGCTCGGACAGCTTCATCGGCCCGCGCGACAAGGTCGTCGCGGACGAAAGCTGGGGCATCGACTTCGAAGCCGAAGTCACGGTCGTGACCGGCGACGTGCCCATGGGCGCGACGCCAGATCAGGCCGCGAAGGCGATTCGCCTCGTGATGCTGGTGAACGACGTCTCGCTGCGCGGCCTGATCCCGAACGAGCTCGCGAAGGGATTCGGCTTCTTCCAGTCGAAGCCGGCTTCCGCCTTCAGCCCGGTCGCCGTGACGCCGGACGAACTCGGCGACGCGTGGCGTGACGCCAAGGTGCATCTGCCGCTCGTCGTCCATCTCAACGACGGCCTCTTCGGCAAGCCGAACGCCGGCGTCGACATGAGCTTCAATTTCGGACAGCTCGTTGCGCATGTCGCGAAGACGCGCGAACTCGAAGCGGGCTCGATCATCGGTTCGGGCACGGTTTCGAACAAGGCGGGTGACCTGTGGGGATCGTCGATCGAGCACGGCGGCGTCGGCTACTGCTGCCTCGCGGAAGTGCGCACCTGGGAGACCCTCGAGCAGGGCAAGCCCGAGACCCCCTTCATGCGCGACGGCGATACGGTGCGCATCGAGATGTTCGACGCGGCCGGGCACAGCATTTTCGGCCGCATCGAAAACACGGTCGCGAAGCTCGCCGCTTAG
- a CDS encoding VOC family protein, which translates to MLIQKIHHVAYRCHDALATARWYEKHLGMKLVLSIAEDAVPSTGEADPYMHIFLDAGMGNVLAFFELPTRPAMGRDENTPVWTQHLALQVESMDVLLAAKARLESEGIDVIGPTDHALFQSIYFFDPNGHRLELAANTASPKMLEALDEVKWAMLEEWAVTKKAPKHAAWMHDGSYKEMFK; encoded by the coding sequence ATGCTTATCCAGAAAATCCACCACGTGGCCTACCGCTGCCACGACGCGCTGGCGACCGCCCGCTGGTACGAAAAACATCTCGGCATGAAGCTGGTGCTGTCGATCGCCGAAGACGCCGTGCCCTCGACCGGCGAAGCCGATCCGTATATGCACATCTTCCTCGATGCCGGCATGGGCAACGTGCTCGCGTTCTTCGAGCTGCCGACCCGCCCGGCGATGGGCCGCGACGAGAACACCCCGGTCTGGACGCAACACCTTGCACTGCAGGTCGAGTCGATGGACGTCCTGCTGGCCGCCAAGGCGCGCCTCGAATCGGAAGGTATCGACGTGATCGGGCCCACCGACCACGCGCTCTTCCAGTCGATCTACTTTTTCGACCCGAATGGCCATCGGCTGGAGCTCGCCGCCAACACCGCCTCGCCGAAAATGCTCGAGGCGCTCGACGAGGTGAAGTGGGCGATGCTGGAAGAGTGGGCGGTGACGAAGAAGGCGCCCAAGCACGCGGCCTGGATGCACGACGGCAGCTACAAGGAGATGTTCAAGTGA
- a CDS encoding DUF2783 domain-containing protein: MALNTQPNLFEPGKRHFRAFSPGDDFYEALIETHRELTDEQSAMVNARLILLLANHVGDLSVLREAMQIARDGV; encoded by the coding sequence ATGGCACTCAACACGCAACCGAACCTGTTTGAGCCCGGCAAGCGCCACTTCCGCGCCTTCTCGCCCGGCGACGATTTCTACGAGGCGCTGATCGAGACGCACCGCGAACTCACGGACGAGCAGAGCGCGATGGTGAACGCGCGCCTGATCCTGCTGCTCGCGAACCACGTCGGCGACCTCTCGGTGCTGCGCGAAGCGATGCAGATCGCGCGCGATGGCGTCTGA